The genomic interval CAATGTCATTGTCCCCCTCGCGCTTGGGGGGGATATTCAGGTTGATAATGTCGTGCGGGCGATGGTTGCCCTAACGCTCTTTGAAGCGGCATATGTGGCGGAGATTGTACGCGGCGGGTTGCAGGCAGTCCCGCCAGGGCAGTTGGAGGCGGCGCGGGCAATCGGGCTGAATCCGATTCAGGCGACGCTGTTTATCATCCTTCCGCAAGCCATCCGCACGGTGATCCCGACCCTTGTCGGGCAGTTTATCAGCCTTTTTAAAGACACCTCCTTAGCGGTGATTATTGGGCTGCTAGAATTGATTGGGACAGCGCAGAGTATTTACGCTCGTCAAGAGTTCAACGCCCAACGCCGTGAGGTGCTGGTCTTTATTGCACTGGTCTACTTTGTGTTCAGTTACGGCATGTCCTACGCGGCGCGGCAGTTGGAGCGGCAGGGATCGGGAAAGGCAAAACGAACCTAAGCGCCTTCCCCCTCACCCTATTTTGGGCTGAGGGGAAAGGAATCACCATAGAATTTAATACCGAAGAGAAATTCACTTGTCACCCGCCGGATTTTTCTAATTTCGCCAGAAAATCCTCAACGGTTTCGTCGGGGGTGGCAAAATCACCACCATACTGCAAGCGCATTGCCTCTTGGTGTTTCACCAGCCACGCATACAAATCCGCTTCTGTTCGTCCAAGAAAGTGCATCAGCATATCATGTTCGCGGATGAGCGAAACAAGCGGCATGTAAACATGGTCGTACCAACTCCCTACCGCTTCTTCCCATGTCACCGGACGATTTTGGTTCAACCCCATAAAGTAGCGGTGAACGTCGATGTGTTCTAGAATCTGGCGGTAACGATTCGGCTCACTGAGGAGTACCTCGCTGCCGGGGCGCAGTTTATCGAGGTTCGTCTTTTGAAGGAATTCGGCATAGCCTTCCTTTTGGATGAGGTCTTCAACGGTGGTCGTTTCATCCAGCGGAATCGAGGTGGGAAGTTCGGTGACAAATGCTTCAATGGTTGCTGCGCCAAGCTGCCGCGCCACCGAAACACGGTGATTGCCATCTATGACGAAATAGACATCTCCCACCTTGTAAACCTCAATAGGGGGAAAGCCTTCCATCCCCCGCGCCATCGCATCCAAGCGCTGCCAGCGAGACTTCACAGCATTGGTGCGGGGGAGAAACGAGCGGGTGAAGTCGTTGTAACGCCCAACGCTCCCCACAATTTTATCGACAGGGATTTCCCGTAAGCCGAGGTAGCGCTCATCGCGCAGCCGTAGCCGGTTTTTCACTTCTTCAAAGCGCAAGAGGTCGATTGATTTTCCCGTTAAAACACCCCACACTTGCGCCCAAAACGCGGCTGCCCGTGCTTTTTGAAAGTCGCGGGCGGCTTGCGCGGTTAGCATTGCTGAATCGGAATCCATCTCAGAGTCCTTAGTTATTCCAACGACAGATCGAGGAATTTCACTGGATTGACGTTGATCACCTCTGTGTTATAAACACGGGTGTGCGTTGGACGGCGCGAATCTTGGGTATCAATATGCCCATGCAACATATAACGTGGCTGAAACCAACGCACAGCCAAACGCAGCCCACGAAAGCCCTTATGGGCGTGGTCGTCTAAATCATGGACGCCGCGCATCGGTGAGTGCGTGACCAAGACATCTAAGCGGCGGCGGCGTATAAGCCGGTAGAGCATCACCGAAGGGAGCAGCTTCACCACAAAGGTGAGCATTTGTTTATTCGTGTATTGAATAGGATCGCGGTTGTAACGGATGCAGCCCTCCAAACCAACAAAACTGACCCCCTTGAATCGCACCAGCCGCCGATGAAGGTTTTCCCCCCCCGGATGATCCGCTGTGTATTGTGTGTCGTGGTTGCCCCGAACAAACAGGAGTGGCACATTTAACACTGAGGTGATGTAGTCAAGGTAACTTGCAGGCATATCCCCGCAACTTACAATGGCAGCGGCGCTGCCATAGTTGCGGAGCAGGTTGTCTCCATGCTCCATAGCTCCCATAACGTTATCACTAATTGTTAAAATTTTCATGAACAGCGTGTCCAAATTTGATGAAAGTATGTTGTGTTGTATTGCACAAAACGAGAATCCATAAAAATGAATGAATGGTTTATGGTGAAACAACGAACGATTCGTTTGTCAGATGAGTAAGGCTAAGCGAAATTATACCCACAACGAGGATTTAGAGAGGGTGAGGCTGTGCGCAGCAAATGCACCGCTGCGAGATGTACAGGAGGTTTGCCCCACCCAACTAGATCACCACACAGATAGATAGGGTTTCACCCCACCCCCTGCGATCCGCCTTCGGCGGGTACCCACTCCTCGTAAACGGAAAGGGGGTGGGGGGATTGGGGTTCTTCTAGAAATCTCTGTGGTGACGTACTACTTTGTAGAGGTGACTCTACATCGTCGCCTGCCGACCACACTCTATTCCACTAGATTCTCATGCACGCCTTGTCTTTCGCCTGATTTCGCGCTACCTTTCGAGGTTGTCTCGTTGACAGGCGCGACCTTTTCTCGGTGATAGGTTTTAGGGCAAGGGAAAGTCCAACTCTTTTATGGCAACGCTCAACCCCAAACTGCTCTCGAATGATACCAACGCGGTCTTGAATGCCGCCATTGATATTGTCAAAAGTTACAGTCGCAGCACGATCTACCCCGAAGCGGTTTTGCTCGCACTCATCCGCAGTAAAGAGACCGCCGCCCGCCGTCTTTTGGATTACTTCCACACGCAGCGCGGCTTGGACATGGATCGCCTGGAACGTTCGGTGCGGGCAGCGGTGGAACAGCGCCGCGATATGGATGGTGACCTGATCTACCAAGCGGCAAACGGGACAAAACTCTCGCTCAGCCGCCAGATGATTATCGCCCTTGACGAGGCGCTGAGCATTGCCCAAGCGGGAAACGAAGTCTACATTGATACCGATCACCTCTTGGCGACACTCACCGAGAGCAAGATCAGCACCGGTGGACTGCTGCGCGGGTTCGGCATCACGCCAAAGGCAATGACCGACCTCATGGCGGATCGCGTCGTCTCTAAGAAGGCGACAACAGCGGGCGATGTTGTGGAACAAGTGAAAAAGGGCGATGCGCGGGCGGTCTACTTTCGCAAGGCGCTCCTTGACGAAGTGATCAGCATGCTCTCGCAGCGCATCCGGCGCAATGTTCTGCTCATTGGCGCGGATGGCGTGGGGAAGCGCTCCCTTGTCTACAGTTTGGGGCTACTCATGGCAGAGGGGAAGGGTCCCGTTGGGCTGACGAAGTTGGTCACTGTTGAGGAAGGCGCGCTGCTCGATAACGCCTCCGGCGCAATCACCAGCGGAATTGCTCAAGCGAAGGGCGGGATTTTATTCATCCCCCGCATCGAACGCTTTTTTGGCGGTCCGGTGAAGGCGGAATTCCCAAAGGCAACGCCCCTAATTCAAAAAGCGATCCTCGGCAGCGATCCGGTGATCATTGGGACGGCGACACAGGCGGATTATGATGAGCGCCTTGTCAATGCCAGCGGGTTTGGCGATCATGTCCAGTTTTTGCGCATCCCCGAACCAAGCGAGGACGAAGCGGCGGAAATTTTGAAGGTAATCGCCCCTCACATTGCCTCCGATTACAAAGTGGGCATTATGGACGAGGCGATCAAGATGGCGGTGAAGCTGGCTAAGCGCTATATGAGTCCCGGTGTGCCGCTGCCCCGCAGCGCCGAGCATCTCCTCCATCGCGCCGCCGCGATGGTCAACGTCAGCCGTCACGGGGGGGAGGATGCGGGCGAGAAAAAAACCGCTGTCGATGGCGAAGATGTGACCCTTGCCGCCGCCCAGATCACGGGGATTCCGGTGGCGAAGTTAGGGCAGGACGAACGCACTCGCTATGCCAGCATGGTCGAACACATTCACGAGCGGATCATCGGACAGGAAGAAGCCGTCCTCGCCGTCAGTCGGGCGGTCAAGACGGCGCGGGTGGGCTTGAAAGACCCTAAACGCCCGATTGGGTCGTTCATGTTTTTGGGACCAACGGGCGTGGGCAAAACGGAATTGGCAAAGGCGCTCTCCGAATTTATGTTCAACAGCGAGGACGCCTTGCTGGAAATTGACATGTCCGAATACATGGACGAGAGCGCGGTGAATAAGCTGATTGGTGCGCCGCCGGGCTATGTGGGCTTCGAGGGTGGCGGGCAGCTTACAGATCGCGTCCGCTTGCAGCCGTATACCGTCGTCCTCTTTGACGAGGTGGAAAAGGCAAACCCGCGTGTCATGGATGTTCTCTTGCAGGTGATGGAGGCGGGGCGGCTAACGGACGGGCAGGGGCGTCCGGCAAATTTCAGTGAGACGGTGATTATCCTTACCAGCAACTTGGGACACGAGTATTTGCAGGATACGACGATCACCGAGGAAGACCGCGAGGGCGTCATGGAGGAAGTGCGCGGGTTCTTCCGCCCCGAATTCCTCAACCGTCTTGACGAGATTGTGATCTTCAGCCCGCTGAACGAGACGGAACTTCGCCAGATTCTTGATTTGATGCTGAAGAAAGAGATCAAGATGGCAGGCGAGCGCGGCTTGAAGTTGGAATTCACACCCACCTCGAAGGATTGGATGATGGCGCAGAACGATCACCCCGAATGGGGGGCGCGTCCGCTGCGCCGGATTATCGCCCGTTCTGTCCGCGAACCGCTGGCAGACTTTCTGCTGACGGGCAACAGCGGCGGCGGGACGACAATCACCATCGACGGGCAGCCCGGCGCGGAGAAACTGACCTTCAAGACGGGCTAAGGCAAGGCGAGAACGACCCTGTGAATTACGACGCGCTGACCATTCACCGGATGATCGCCAGTTGCCCACGCTGGTATCACCGTATCGAACTAGCGCCGGGGATCATCACGCCCGGCGTTCAAGATTCCCCGCGCAACCTCTCTTTTTTAGACGAGGTGGGCTTGCCACAAGATTGCAGCGGGATGCGCGTTTTGGATGTGGGCTGCCGCGACGGGTATTTCGCCTTTGAGCTAGAACGGCGCGGGGCAACCGTTGTGGGGGTGGATAACATCCCCGCTGAGGAAACGGGCTTTCCCATCGCCAGTGCTATTTTGGGGAGCAAGGTCACCTACCACGTGGAAAACGTCCACAATGTGACACCGGAAAAGTACGGGACGTTTGATCTGATCCTCTTTTTGGGAATTCTCTATCACCTCCGTAACCCGCTGCGCGTGCTGGATGTCATGCACCGCCTGATCGCCCCGCACGGCTTGTTTTTTGTGGAGACGGAGGTAATTGATAACCGCCTCTTTCTGCCCGATGGGACGATCACCCCCATGGAGACGCTCTCCCCGACGCTGCTGGATGTCCCCCTTTTTCAGTTCTATCCGGGTGACACACTCAACCATGACCCTACAAACGTCTGGGCGCCAAACAGCGCCGGGCTG from Anaerolineales bacterium carries:
- a CDS encoding methyltransferase domain-containing protein, with product MNYDALTIHRMIASCPRWYHRIELAPGIITPGVQDSPRNLSFLDEVGLPQDCSGMRVLDVGCRDGYFAFELERRGATVVGVDNIPAEETGFPIASAILGSKVTYHVENVHNVTPEKYGTFDLILFLGILYHLRNPLRVLDVMHRLIAPHGLFFVETEVIDNRLFLPDGTITPMETLSPTLLDVPLFQFYPGDTLNHDPTNVWAPNSAGLRAILYEAMFPVQKMVVFGYRGFSMSRVTYNKTTEFYRDLDTGVW
- a CDS encoding ParB N-terminal domain-containing protein; amino-acid sequence: MDSDSAMLTAQAARDFQKARAAAFWAQVWGVLTGKSIDLLRFEEVKNRLRLRDERYLGLREIPVDKIVGSVGRYNDFTRSFLPRTNAVKSRWQRLDAMARGMEGFPPIEVYKVGDVYFVIDGNHRVSVARQLGAATIEAFVTELPTSIPLDETTTVEDLIQKEGYAEFLQKTNLDKLRPGSEVLLSEPNRYRQILEHIDVHRYFMGLNQNRPVTWEEAVGSWYDHVYMPLVSLIREHDMLMHFLGRTEADLYAWLVKHQEAMRLQYGGDFATPDETVEDFLAKLEKSGG
- a CDS encoding ATP-dependent Clp protease ATP-binding subunit, which produces MATLNPKLLSNDTNAVLNAAIDIVKSYSRSTIYPEAVLLALIRSKETAARRLLDYFHTQRGLDMDRLERSVRAAVEQRRDMDGDLIYQAANGTKLSLSRQMIIALDEALSIAQAGNEVYIDTDHLLATLTESKISTGGLLRGFGITPKAMTDLMADRVVSKKATTAGDVVEQVKKGDARAVYFRKALLDEVISMLSQRIRRNVLLIGADGVGKRSLVYSLGLLMAEGKGPVGLTKLVTVEEGALLDNASGAITSGIAQAKGGILFIPRIERFFGGPVKAEFPKATPLIQKAILGSDPVIIGTATQADYDERLVNASGFGDHVQFLRIPEPSEDEAAEILKVIAPHIASDYKVGIMDEAIKMAVKLAKRYMSPGVPLPRSAEHLLHRAAAMVNVSRHGGEDAGEKKTAVDGEDVTLAAAQITGIPVAKLGQDERTRYASMVEHIHERIIGQEEAVLAVSRAVKTARVGLKDPKRPIGSFMFLGPTGVGKTELAKALSEFMFNSEDALLEIDMSEYMDESAVNKLIGAPPGYVGFEGGGQLTDRVRLQPYTVVLFDEVEKANPRVMDVLLQVMEAGRLTDGQGRPANFSETVIILTSNLGHEYLQDTTITEEDREGVMEEVRGFFRPEFLNRLDEIVIFSPLNETELRQILDLMLKKEIKMAGERGLKLEFTPTSKDWMMAQNDHPEWGARPLRRIIARSVREPLADFLLTGNSGGGTTITIDGQPGAEKLTFKTG